Proteins co-encoded in one Pocillopora verrucosa isolate sample1 chromosome 1, ASM3666991v2, whole genome shotgun sequence genomic window:
- the LOC131796853 gene encoding proprotein convertase subtilisin/kexin type 5 isoform X1: MKGVLVAFLLLVVLLLVTVDAKKRGKEGSRRKNGIKPGMKELTCPRNCSDCEEGICLECDDGFALKTFRNNRTGCIPCGRRLKMKDPASFLQQCVNDCSRNCSACDNGSCQMCDPGFFKVQTRLLKRTVCVPCGPRMKRNWPDVFVRECKESELTCPRNCSDCEEGICLECDDGFALKTFRNNRTGCIPCGRRLKMKDPASFLQQCINDCSRNCSVCDNGNCQMCDPGFLKVQTRLLKRTVCVPCGPRMKRNWPDVFVKECTESGCGRGCANCTSPGLCSECEGDQKLFTPPGSNITRCVRRCPLFYKLEKGASPPTCEFQHKRGKPNRQNGKCGRGCEQCTEEGVCEKCFKELQFLKLRDRTICVRKCPSTLRKYFDPETNKMICGNLRRGKKGGRKNPLLSDI; encoded by the exons ATGAAGGGCGTTTTGGTGGCTTTCTTGCTGTTGGTTGTGCTCCTTTTAGTTACAGTTGATGCCAAAAAGCGTGGAAAAGAGGGATCAAGACGGAAGAATGGGATAAAGCCGGGTATGAAAG aATTAACATGCCCCAGGAACTGTTCAGACTGTGAAGAGGGGATATGTCTAGAATGCGACGACGGTTTTGCTCTTAAAACGTTTCGCAACAACAGAACAGGGTGTATACCGTGTGGCCGACGTCTTAAAATGAAGGATCCTGCTTCATTCCTCCAACAATGCGTCAACG ATTGTTCCAGAAACTGTTCAGCTTGTGATAATGGTAGCTGCCAAATGTGCGACCCTGGATTCTTCAAAGTTCAAACGAGACTTTTAAAAAGAACGGTTTGTGTTCCTTGCGGTCCtcgaatgaaaagaaattggcCGGACGTTTTCGTGAGGGAATGTAAAGAGTCCG aATTAACATGCCCCAGGAACTGTTCAGACTGTGAAGAGGGGATATGTCTTGAGTGCGACGACGGTTTTGCTCTTAAAACGTTTCGCAACAATAGAACAGGGTGCATACCGTGTGGCCGACGTCTTAAAATGAAGGATCCTGCTTCATTCCTCCAACAATGCATCAACG ATTGTTCCAGAAACTGTTCAGTTTGTGATAATGGTAACTGCCAAATGTGCGACCCTGGATTCTTAAAAGTTCAAACGAGACTTTTAAAAAGAACAGTCTGTGTTCCTTGCGGTCCtcgaatgaaaagaaattggcCGGACGTTTTCGTGAAAGAATGTACAGAGTCCG GTTGTGGACGAGGATGCGCTAACTGTACCTCCCCTGGCCTTTGCTCCGAATGTGAAGGAGACCAGAAGCTTTTTACACCACCAGGCAGTAACATCACAAGATGTGTTCGCAGATGTCCGCTATTTTACAAGCTGGAGAAGGGCGCGTCACCTCCAACATGCGAATTCCAGCATAAGAGAGGAAAACCAAACAGACAGAACGGTA AGTGTGGAAGAGGCTGCGAGCAATGTACAGAAGAAGGAGTTTGTGAGAAGTGCTTTAaagaattgcaatttttaaaactaCGCGATCGCACAATTTGCGTCCGAAAATGTCCATcaactttaagaaaatatttcgaCCCAGAAACTAACAAAATGATCTGCGGGAATCTGCGCCGTGGCAAAAAAG GAGGAAGAAAGAATCCTTTGCTGTCCGACATTTAA
- the LOC131796854 gene encoding major surface trophozoite antigen 11, which translates to MRKVFLVLLGIAIVLLASAEGRKSRKRGGKGKGSLSRPDKKACVKNCISCNREGTCLECDDGFAKVTFTKRSKTVCVPCNKRGKKTALNPDMSKCPPVPTSDPSLSCPKKCSSCNNGVCLVCERSFALVTGRKNKTACIPCATGRNGKRIDKSQCDSGSCGKKCQTCTNGTCTKCANGFELHRDKNMCKKIKDCGHGCKTCVSGVCSECNEGLVFDGKSRRCVKACSRADPNNKAQACEGKRKGKKRKKNGKGGKGKPNRKTPPNPTQPTAEPH; encoded by the exons ATGAGGAAGGTGTTTTTGGTTCTGTTAGGCATCGCCATCGTCCTGCTTGCTTCAGCTGAGGGTAGGAAAAGTCGTAAGCGGGGAGGAAAAGGTAAAGGAAGTTTGTCTCGGCCAGACAAAAAAG CATGTGTCAAAAACTGCATCAGTTGCAACCGCGAAGGAACCTGCCTCGAGTGCGATGATGGATTCGCCAAAGTCACCTTCACGAAACGATCCAAAACAGTATGTGTTCCTTGCAACAAACGAGGAAAAAAGACTGCTTTGAATCCAGATATGTCCAAATGCCCTCCAG TACCTACGTCAGATCCTTCGCTGAGCTGTCCGAAAAAGTGCTCCAGTTGCAACAATGGAGTGTGCCTTGTTTGCGAAAGGAGTTTCGCTTTAGTTACTGGACGTAAGAATAAAACAGCTTGTATTCCCTGTGCTACTGGGAGAAACGGTAAAAGGATTGACAAATCACAGTGTGACTCAG GAAGTTGTgggaaaaaatgtcaaacatGCACAAATGGAACGTGTACAAAATGTGCAAACGGGTTTGAACTGCACCGAGACAAGAATATGTGCAAAAAGATAAAAG aTTGTGGACATGGCTGTAAGACTTGCGTTTCAGGAGTATGTTCCGAGTGCAACGAGGGCCTGGTTTTCGACGGCAAATCAAGACGCTGCGTGAAAGCTTGTTCACGAGCAGACCCCAACAATAAAGCGCAAGCCTGTGAGGGAAAACGTAAaggaaagaaacgaaaaaagaacGGGAAAG GAGGCAAAGGAAAACCAAACCGAAAGACGCCACCGAACCCAACACAGCCCACAGCTGAGCCGCACTAA
- the LOC131796783 gene encoding uncharacterized protein, with translation MILADGTLAIYIAAGLAGFLVLLWCCALCVCKGPCRSLNEPVKSPFEMHMDPASRDTALRNKYEAYHYHLMTPKTPTQQHQVKLPIQLVPTPISQGSGSPIAFDFGAVLKMQAADKANAKTRDSQVRDPLIDKEQGDSSSDSNNENVELKKLNTITVDVQSTDDKKSDKPLIQEENNL, from the exons ATGATTTTAGCGGATGGGACACTAGCCATTTACATTGCGGCTGGCTTAGCTGGATTTCTCGTACTACTGTGGTGTTGTGCTTTATGCGTTTGCAAGGGCCCTTGTCGGTCACTCAACGAACCAGTGAAATCACCTTTCGAAATGCATATGGACCCTGCGTCCAGAGACACCGCATTACGAAACAAGTATGAAGCGTATCATTATCATCTGATG acACCAAAAACCCCAACTCAACAGCACCAAGTTAAGTTGCCTATACAATTGGTTCCCACACCAATTTCACAGGGAAGTGGATCACCGATTGCATTTGACTTCGGAGCTGTCTTGAAGATGCAGGCTGCGGACAAGGCGAACGCTAAAACAAGGGATAGTCAAGTCAGGGATCCGCTGATAGATAAAGAACAAGGAGATTCATCGTCTGATTCAAACAACGAGAACGTCGAACTCAAGAAATTGAACACCATTACGGTGGATGTACAAAGCACAGACGACAAAAAATCGGACAAGCCTCTAATACAGGAGGAAAACAACCTTTGA
- the LOC131796853 gene encoding proprotein convertase subtilisin/kexin type 5 isoform X2, translating into MKGVLVAFLLLVVLLLVTVDAKKRGKEGSRRKNGIKPGMKELTCPRNCSDCEEGICLECDDGFALKTFRNNRTGCIPCGRRLKMKDPASFLQQCVNDCSRNCSACDNGSCQMCDPGFFKVQTRLLKRTVCVPCGPRMKRNWPDVFVRECKESELTCPRNCSDCEEGICLECDDGFALKTFRNNRTGCIPCGRRLKMKDPASFLQQCINDCSRNCSVCDNGNCQMCDPGFLKVQTRLLKRTVCVPCGPRMKRNWPDVFVKECTESGCGRGCANCTSPGLCSECEGDQKLFTPPGSNITRCVRRCPLFYKLEKGASPPTCEFQHKRGKPNRQNECGRGCEQCTEEGVCEKCFKELQFLKLRDRTICVRKCPSTLRKYFDPETNKMICGNLRRGKKGGRKNPLLSDI; encoded by the exons ATGAAGGGCGTTTTGGTGGCTTTCTTGCTGTTGGTTGTGCTCCTTTTAGTTACAGTTGATGCCAAAAAGCGTGGAAAAGAGGGATCAAGACGGAAGAATGGGATAAAGCCGGGTATGAAAG aATTAACATGCCCCAGGAACTGTTCAGACTGTGAAGAGGGGATATGTCTAGAATGCGACGACGGTTTTGCTCTTAAAACGTTTCGCAACAACAGAACAGGGTGTATACCGTGTGGCCGACGTCTTAAAATGAAGGATCCTGCTTCATTCCTCCAACAATGCGTCAACG ATTGTTCCAGAAACTGTTCAGCTTGTGATAATGGTAGCTGCCAAATGTGCGACCCTGGATTCTTCAAAGTTCAAACGAGACTTTTAAAAAGAACGGTTTGTGTTCCTTGCGGTCCtcgaatgaaaagaaattggcCGGACGTTTTCGTGAGGGAATGTAAAGAGTCCG aATTAACATGCCCCAGGAACTGTTCAGACTGTGAAGAGGGGATATGTCTTGAGTGCGACGACGGTTTTGCTCTTAAAACGTTTCGCAACAATAGAACAGGGTGCATACCGTGTGGCCGACGTCTTAAAATGAAGGATCCTGCTTCATTCCTCCAACAATGCATCAACG ATTGTTCCAGAAACTGTTCAGTTTGTGATAATGGTAACTGCCAAATGTGCGACCCTGGATTCTTAAAAGTTCAAACGAGACTTTTAAAAAGAACAGTCTGTGTTCCTTGCGGTCCtcgaatgaaaagaaattggcCGGACGTTTTCGTGAAAGAATGTACAGAGTCCG GTTGTGGACGAGGATGCGCTAACTGTACCTCCCCTGGCCTTTGCTCCGAATGTGAAGGAGACCAGAAGCTTTTTACACCACCAGGCAGTAACATCACAAGATGTGTTCGCAGATGTCCGCTATTTTACAAGCTGGAGAAGGGCGCGTCACCTCCAACATGCGAATTCCAGCATAAGAGAGGAAAACCAAACAGACAGAACG AGTGTGGAAGAGGCTGCGAGCAATGTACAGAAGAAGGAGTTTGTGAGAAGTGCTTTAaagaattgcaatttttaaaactaCGCGATCGCACAATTTGCGTCCGAAAATGTCCATcaactttaagaaaatatttcgaCCCAGAAACTAACAAAATGATCTGCGGGAATCTGCGCCGTGGCAAAAAAG GAGGAAGAAAGAATCCTTTGCTGTCCGACATTTAA
- the LOC131796828 gene encoding cytochrome P450 4F12-like, translating into MIWSIIGVLFLTWLVYKLFKDEFTSLRKIPKPSGSLPVFGHGLTFLRQENHAKLLQDWSEKYGPIIRYNRGFGDSRVLLTDPELIKYVVVTNAKNYRRSEFVRQVLPSIGNGLFSSNGKDHAFQRKLITPAFHFSNLVGMVEHFEDVAHNLVQLWTEQVNSSKEGVSEASISVDLTHLTLDIIGRCAFGYNFDTVLSGESEVSNAFSDVILEINFARLMRQKLIPLYKYLPLPDNVRARKGLELTDKTVLEIVQARRKKKKEGGKVSSKPDLLDLLMDQYDEETGSSMDDELLRAQVFTFMLAGHETTSVSMMWTLYELARHPDIAEKIREEIKLVMKDSSEMTWAKLAEMKFLGNVIKESLRLHSPASVAIRIANKNDVIGGYEIPEGAVVALGIDAVHYSPKYWKDPHAFNPQRFDENDENYQAHHPYAFLPFSAGPRSCIGSKFAMAEMKAVLSTLLRHLTFEEIPGFTVRPVIRLTAKPDPPLRLRIRKLTS; encoded by the exons ATGATATGGTCTATAATAGGCGTTCTTTTTCTGACATGGCTCGTGTACAAGCTGTTTAAAGACGAGTTTACTTCGTTGAGAAAAATTCCCAAACCCAGTGGATCTCTTCCAGTGTTTGGTCATGGATTGACATTTCTACGACAGGAAAACCATGCGAAATTGCTGCAGGATTGGAGTGAAAAATACGGGCCAATTATCCGTTATAATCGAGGTTTTG gGGACTCTAGAGTCCTCTTGACAGATCCTGAGCTGATCAAATATGTTGTCGTGACAAATGCAAAGAACTACAGGCGGTCAGAGTTTGTTCGACAAGTTCTGCCCAGCATTGGTAATGGTTTATTTTCCTCCAATGGGAAGGATCATGCATTTCAACGGAAATTGATCACCCCAGCATTTCATTTCAGCAACTTGGTTGGAATGGTTGAGCATTTTGAAGATGTTGCTCACAATTTAGTACAG CTTTGGACTGAACAAGTAAACAGCTCAAAAGAAGGAGTCTCAGAGGCTTCCATCTCTGTGGACTTGACTCATCTTACATTAGATATCATTGGAAGATGTGCCTTTGGTTACAATTTTGATACTGTGTTGTCAGGAGAAAGTGAAGTTTCAAATGCATTCTCTGATGTTATATTAGAAATCAATTTTGCCCGATTGATGAGACAGAAACTTATTCCACTTTACAAATATCTTCCACTCCCTGATAATGTAAGGGCAAGAAAAGGTCTGGAACTGACAGATAAAACTGTCCTGGAG ATCGTTCAGGCAAGgcgtaaaaagaagaaagagggAGGAAAAGTGTCTTCTAAACCAGACTTGCTAGATCTGTTAATGGATCAGTATGATGAAGAGACTGGCTCTAGCATGGATGATGAACTTCTCAGAGCTCAGGTGTTCACATTCATGTTAGCTGGTCATGAAACCACTAGCGTATCCATGATGTGGACTCTGTATGAACTGGCCAGACATCCAGACATTGCTGAAAAGATCCGTGAAGAAATTAAACTAGTTATGAAGGACTCATCAGAAATGACTTGGGCAAAACTGGCAGAGATGAAGTTTCTTGGTAATGTCATTAAGGAATCTCTCCGACTTCATTCTCCAGCTTCCGTAGCAATACGTATTGCTAATAAAAATGATGTGATTGGTGGATATGAAATTCCTGAAGGTGCTGTAGTAGCTCTTGGAATTGATGCTGTTCACTATTCCCCAAAGTATTGGAAAGATCCACATGCTTTTAACCCACAGAGGTTTGATGAAAACG ATGAGAACTACCAAGCTCACCATCCATATGCGTTCTTGCCGTTCTCCGCTGGTCCTCGCTCCTGCATAGGGAGTAAGTTTGCCATGGCAGAGATGAAAGCTGTGTTATCTACTTTGTTGCGACACTTAACATTTGAAGAGATTCCTGGATTCACCGTGAGACCAGTTATTCGATTGACAGCTAAGCCAGATCCGCCATTGCGGTTGAGGATCAGAAAGTTGACAAGTTGA
- the LOC131796782 gene encoding taurochenodeoxycholic 6 alpha-hydroxylase-like, which produces MELSLIANSILLLPFAAVIVWLAYKFVEEKMSPLQKIPSPPGRWPLIGHVFTFLRSNQLEVLRSWSEKYGPMFVSHQGYAVGKGGCLLYIADPELIKFVASNSHKFYRPDFVARNIPSISAGLFASNGKAHARQKRMIGPAFTSKYLKGFLGIFKENVDNLVKLWSTKLKDPVEVHDDLTHLTLDVIGQSAFGYNFNTVLAGESKVSEAVDLVISGMSFRQLMGKTFIPFFEYLPTSENRRIKTAKEIADNTVLDMIKERRKEKKAGIVREKKDLLDVLMDMYDQETNSVMDDEELRSQVFTFMVAGHETTSVALAWTLYELAKNPEIQAKLREEINSVLCDGTELTWDTVENLMYLEKVIKESLRRHPPAHVTGRSPIEDITIGGYLIPKDTVMILPIDSLQRTSKYWPNPDDFDPARFDEEEGRTGVKPYTHIPFGVGSRMCIGYKFALMEMKVILATLMKKFWVSEAPECKVEAVPMLTVRPKELKLLIGLATRS; this is translated from the exons ATGGAGTTATCACTTATTGCCAACTCTATTTTGCTGTTGCCATTCGCAGCTGTGATAGTATGGCTTGCTTATAAATTCGTGGAAGAAAAGATGTCTCCGCTACAGAAGATTCCAAGTCCTCCAGGCAGATGGCCGTTAATCGGCCATGTTTTCACTTTTCTCCGATCTAATCAACTGGAGGTGCTACGCTCTTGGAGTGAAAAGTATGGACCGATGTTCGTTTCTCATCAAGGTTATGCAGTAGGGAAAG GTGGCTGTTTACTGTATATAGCTGATCCTGAGCTCATCAAGTTTGTGGCAAGCAATAGCCATAAATTTTACAGACCTGACTTTGTCGCAAGAAATATTCCTAGTATAAGTGCTGGCTTGTTTGCATCAAATGGCAAGGCGCATGCTAGACAGAAAAGAATGATTGGGCCTGCATTCACTTCCAAATACTTGAAAGGATTTTTGGGAATcttcaaagaaaatgttgataaCCTTGTTAAG CTATGGTCCACCAAGCTGAAAGATCCTGTTGAAGTTCATGATGATTTGACACATTTAACCCTGGATGTGATTGGTCAATCTGCATTTGGTTATAACTTCAACACTGTGTTGGCAGGGGAGAGTAAGGTTTCTGAAGCAGTGGATTTGGTCATTAGTGGAATGAGTTTTAGACAACTCATGGGCAAGACATTTATTCCCTTTTTTGAGTACCTGCCAACAAGCGAAAACAGGAGAATCAAGACTGCGAAAGAGATAGCTGACAACACAGTGTTAGAT aTGATCAAAGAGCGCcgcaaagagaaaaaagctgGAATtgtgagagagaaaaaagatcTCCTTGATGTTCTGATGGACATGTATGATCAGGAAACAAATTCAGTCATGGATGATGAGGAGTTAAGGAGTCAG GTGTTCACCTTTATGGTGGCTGGCCACGAGACTACCAGTGTCGCTCTTGCTTGGACCCTCTATGAGCTGGCAAAGAACCCTGAAATCCAAGCAAAActgagagaagaaataaactCTGTGTTGTGTGATGGTACTGAGCTGACATGGGATACTGTTGAAAATCTCATGTACcttgaaaaagtcattaaagaATCGCTGCGGCGCCACCCCCCTGCTCACGTGACAGGCCGTTCTCCAATTGAAGATATAACTATCGGGGGATATCTTATTCCCAAGGATACAGTTATGATTTTGCCCATTGATTCATTACAGCGTACTTCCAAATATTGGCCAAATCCCGACGACTTTGATCCCGCAAGATTCGATGAGGAAG agGGCCGAACAGGCGTGAAACCTTACACACACATTCCATTTGGGGTGGGTTCGCGCATGTGCATTGGATACAAATTTGCCTTGATGGAGATGAAGGTGATATTGGCTactttgatgaagaaattttgGGTCAGTGAGGCTCCCGAATGTAAGGTTGAAGCCGTGCCAATGCTGACAGTCCGTCCAAAGGAACTTAAATTGCTGATAGGGCTTGCAACCCGGTCCTGA